One Dictyoglomus thermophilum H-6-12 DNA window includes the following coding sequences:
- a CDS encoding sensor domain-containing diguanylate cyclase/phosphohydrolase — MKEINGKLIEVLILDTLKEMVIVLDKEMNIVYANKSAQSSLDLDLADIIGKKCYRLWHLRDTPCPNCPVIKSMETKEVSEGEITTPDGRVWRIKSYPLKNERDEIIGAIEITQEITEAKILEAEIRYLTFHDKLTGLYNRAFFEEELKRLDTKRQLPISIVMGDLNGLKLVNDAFGHNEGDKLLKGIAEVLKRSCRKEDIIARWGGDEFVIIFPKTPKDVVEKICERIKENCKKYNQETDKNHPIPLSIALGYATKEKEDEEMTEILRKAEDRMYRNKLIEDKTFRDSIIRSLKNLLWENTFENEEHEKNIKDLVVKMSDILTLSDIDREALIFLSHFHDIGEIAIPKEIMKKPEKLTPTEFEKVKVHPETGYRIAITSHELAPIAEYILTHHEWWNGEGYPRGLKAEEIPLVSRIFAIADAYEVMTSGRPYKKAKTKEEAIEELRKFAGIQFDPKLVEVFINII; from the coding sequence ATGAAAGAAATAAATGGAAAATTGATTGAGGTATTGATTCTTGACACATTAAAAGAGATGGTTATTGTATTAGACAAAGAGATGAATATTGTCTATGCAAATAAATCAGCTCAATCTTCATTAGATTTAGATTTGGCAGATATAATAGGCAAAAAATGTTATAGACTTTGGCACTTGAGAGATACCCCATGCCCCAATTGTCCTGTAATAAAATCCATGGAAACTAAAGAGGTATCAGAAGGAGAAATAACCACTCCTGATGGAAGAGTATGGCGCATAAAATCTTACCCTCTTAAAAATGAAAGGGACGAGATAATTGGAGCCATAGAAATAACCCAAGAAATTACAGAAGCAAAAATCCTAGAAGCAGAAATCAGGTATCTTACTTTTCATGACAAACTTACAGGATTATACAATAGAGCATTTTTCGAAGAAGAATTAAAAAGGCTCGACACTAAAAGGCAACTTCCTATAAGCATTGTAATGGGAGATCTAAATGGTCTAAAACTTGTAAATGATGCCTTTGGACACAATGAAGGAGACAAACTCTTAAAGGGAATAGCAGAAGTTTTAAAAAGATCGTGTAGAAAAGAAGATATAATTGCAAGGTGGGGCGGAGATGAATTTGTCATAATTTTCCCCAAAACCCCAAAGGACGTGGTAGAAAAAATCTGTGAAAGAATAAAAGAAAACTGCAAAAAATATAATCAAGAAACCGATAAAAATCATCCCATACCTCTTAGTATTGCCCTTGGATATGCTACAAAAGAAAAAGAAGATGAAGAGATGACAGAGATCCTCCGAAAAGCAGAAGACCGCATGTATAGGAATAAATTAATTGAAGACAAAACCTTTAGAGACTCCATCATTAGATCTCTTAAAAATCTTTTATGGGAAAACACCTTTGAAAATGAAGAACATGAAAAGAATATAAAAGATTTAGTGGTAAAAATGTCTGACATTCTTACTCTCTCTGATATAGATCGAGAAGCTCTAATATTTTTATCCCATTTTCATGATATTGGTGAAATAGCAATTCCAAAGGAAATTATGAAAAAACCTGAAAAACTTACTCCAACCGAATTTGAAAAAGTAAAAGTTCATCCAGAAACAGGTTATAGAATCGCTATAACCTCTCATGAACTTGCCCCTATTGCAGAATATATTCTTACTCATCATGAATGGTGGAATGGAGAAGGATATCCGAGAGGGTTAAAAGCCGAAGAAATACCATTAGTATCAAGGATTTTTGCTATAGCAGATGCTTATGAGGTAATGACCTCAGGAAGACCCTACAAAAAGGCAAAGACAAAAGAAGAAGCTATAGAAGAATTAAGAAAATTTGCAGGTATACAATTTGATCCTAAATTAGTAGAAGTATTCATAAATATAATATAA
- a CDS encoding HAD family hydrolase: MELKGVIFDWDGTLVDSFSACIKATREIFNKFGFDISEEEYREKFSPNWYEIYRRHNIPEKYWKEIDLLWKDYFDYSLVKWREGAIENLTFLRDLNLKIGVVTASTKEDIKREKPYLHPEKYIDEWITWEDSQKPKPDPLPLLKILSKLKLSPLEVIYVGDTPEDIEMGKRVRIITIGIFSPFTPKEKLILSNPNFLFNDLFELLNFWKDLVF; encoded by the coding sequence ATGGAATTAAAAGGTGTAATATTTGATTGGGATGGAACCCTTGTAGATTCATTTTCAGCTTGTATAAAGGCTACAAGGGAAATTTTTAATAAATTTGGATTTGACATATCCGAAGAAGAATATAGAGAAAAATTTTCTCCTAACTGGTACGAAATATATAGAAGGCACAATATCCCAGAAAAATATTGGAAAGAAATTGACCTACTATGGAAAGACTACTTCGATTATTCCCTTGTAAAATGGAGAGAGGGAGCAATAGAAAACCTAACTTTCTTGAGAGATCTTAATCTTAAAATAGGGGTAGTTACAGCAAGCACAAAGGAAGACATAAAAAGAGAAAAACCATATCTCCATCCTGAAAAATACATAGATGAATGGATTACTTGGGAAGATTCTCAAAAACCAAAGCCCGATCCTTTACCCCTTTTAAAAATATTAAGTAAACTAAAACTTTCCCCTTTAGAGGTAATATATGTAGGAGATACTCCTGAAGATATAGAGATGGGAAAAAGAGTTAGAATCATAACCATTGGAATTTTCTCCCCCTTCACCCCAAAAGAGAAACTTATTCTTTCTAATCCCAACTTTCTATTCAATGATCTTTTCGAATTACTAAATTTTTGGAAAGATTTAGTTTTTTAA
- a CDS encoding NADP-dependent isocitrate dehydrogenase: MKKIKVKNPIVELDGDEMARVMWKWIKEELIFPYLDIPIKYFDLGIQNRDATSDMVTLEAAKAIKEYKVGVKCATITPDQERVKEYNLKKAWKSPNATIRAYLDGTVFRKPIIVKNIPPYVKTWKRPIIIGRHAYGDIYNAFEYRVEEPIEVEIVLRSGSEVKNFKVHSFDGKGVFMLLHNTEKSIRSFARSCINYALSEKVDLWFSAKDTISKIYHGYFKEIFQEEVERRKDDFEKAGINYRYFLIDDAVAQILKSEGGMLWACMNYEGDVMSDMIAAGFGSLGLMTSVLVSPEGEYEFEAAHGTVRRHYYEYLKGNKTSTNPTASIFAWTGGIRKRGELDDTPEVVNFADKLEEATIKTIESGIMTKDLQPLADPPVDRYYYTEDFIRAIKERLESLLKN, encoded by the coding sequence GTGAAAAAAATTAAAGTAAAAAATCCTATTGTGGAACTTGATGGAGATGAGATGGCAAGAGTAATGTGGAAATGGATTAAAGAAGAACTTATTTTTCCATATTTAGACATTCCCATTAAGTATTTTGATTTGGGTATTCAAAATAGAGATGCTACCTCGGATATGGTTACTCTTGAAGCTGCCAAGGCTATAAAGGAATATAAAGTGGGAGTAAAGTGTGCCACTATTACTCCAGATCAAGAGAGGGTAAAGGAGTATAACTTGAAGAAAGCCTGGAAAAGTCCCAATGCTACTATAAGAGCTTATTTGGATGGGACGGTTTTTAGAAAACCTATTATTGTTAAAAATATACCTCCTTATGTAAAGACTTGGAAAAGGCCTATTATAATAGGAAGACATGCTTATGGAGATATATATAATGCTTTTGAATACAGAGTAGAAGAACCTATAGAGGTGGAGATTGTTTTAAGGAGTGGTTCTGAGGTTAAGAATTTTAAAGTTCACTCCTTTGACGGGAAAGGCGTATTTATGCTTCTCCATAATACGGAAAAATCTATAAGGAGTTTTGCGAGATCTTGTATAAATTATGCTCTTTCTGAGAAGGTAGATCTTTGGTTCTCTGCTAAGGATACTATATCCAAGATTTATCATGGATATTTTAAAGAAATATTTCAGGAAGAGGTAGAAAGAAGAAAAGATGATTTTGAAAAAGCAGGGATAAATTATAGGTATTTTCTTATTGATGATGCTGTTGCCCAGATATTGAAATCCGAAGGTGGTATGCTTTGGGCTTGTATGAATTATGAGGGTGATGTAATGTCAGATATGATTGCTGCAGGTTTTGGAAGTCTTGGACTTATGACCTCAGTACTTGTTTCCCCTGAAGGAGAATATGAGTTTGAGGCTGCTCATGGTACTGTAAGAAGACATTACTATGAGTATTTAAAAGGTAATAAAACTTCTACCAATCCTACGGCGTCAATTTTTGCTTGGACAGGTGGCATAAGGAAAAGAGGAGAGTTAGATGATACACCTGAAGTTGTTAATTTTGCCGATAAGTTAGAAGAGGCAACCATAAAAACTATAGAAAGTGGAATTATGACAAAAGATTTGCAACCTTTAGCAGATCCTCCAGTGGATAGATATTATTACACCGAGGATTTTATAAGGGCTATAAAGGAGAGATTAGAAAGTCTTTTAAAAAACTAA